One Azoarcus sp. DN11 DNA segment encodes these proteins:
- the fliW gene encoding flagellar assembly protein FliW, whose amino-acid sequence MKIESQVFGSVDIPDEKVIEFPAGLPGFEACKNFALVHEQDSTSSLFLLQSLDNPEAVFSITAPDSLGVNYEFALSDAETAQLKLANPADAFVAVIVRKEAGEAGSPATAGMRANFMAPLVINVAERRGLQKIITRLGCDVTLRAEG is encoded by the coding sequence ATGAAGATCGAAAGTCAGGTGTTCGGCAGCGTCGATATCCCCGATGAGAAGGTGATCGAGTTCCCGGCCGGCCTGCCCGGTTTCGAAGCGTGCAAGAACTTCGCGCTGGTGCATGAACAGGACTCGACTTCCTCGCTATTCCTGCTGCAGAGCCTGGACAACCCTGAAGCCGTGTTCTCGATCACCGCGCCGGACAGCCTGGGCGTCAATTACGAATTCGCCCTCAGCGACGCGGAAACCGCGCAACTGAAGCTCGCCAACCCCGCCGATGCCTTTGTCGCCGTGATCGTGCGCAAGGAGGCAGGCGAGGCCGGCAGCCCCGCGACCGCGGGCATGCGCGCGAACTTCATGGCGCCGCTGGTGATCAACGTTGCCGAGCGCCGCGGCCTGCAGAAGATCATCACCCGCCTGGGCTGCGACGTCACGCTGCGCGCCGAAGGCTGA
- the recG gene encoding ATP-dependent DNA helicase RecG: MAKDTQGWAGIGPQLAGRLAKLDIRRPQDLVLHLPLRYEDETRLTPIAAARAGAPVQVEGDVVSCEVVLRPRRQLVAQIRDASGTLTARWLNFYPSQQKQLAPGRRVRVFGEVRGGFFGNEMVHPRVHPVEAGEALPQALTPVYPTTAGLAQSALRKLIARELQRPPMAELLPAAMLDGLRLPPFADALRTLHQPPPDVDPYALEDRAHPAWQRIKFEELLVQQLSLRRAYNARRTRRAPILRDDGQLTGALRAQLPFSLTGAQARAVAQIGRDLATPHPMQRLLQGDVGSGKTIVAALAMLQAAGNGFQAVLMAPTEILAEQHWKKLAAWLEPLGVGIAWLSGSRRKKEREAELARLASGEVLLAVGTHALIEDPVTLPRLGLAIVDEQHRFGVRQRLALREKGADALHPHMLMMSATPIPRTLAMSYYADLDVTVLDELPPGRTPILTKLVAESRRDQVVARVRDACLGGAQAYWVCPLIEESEALQLKTAVETFESLGAALPELKIGLVHGRMKSDEKSATMAAFAAGDIHLLVATTVIEVGVDVPNASLMVIEHAERFGLAQLHQLRGRVGRGTKESACILIYAHPLSETGRARLKVIYEHSDGFAIAREDLRIRGPGEFVGARQSGVPLLRYADLEGDADLLEPARTLAERLLCEAPDVATRLMERWLGGREGLLRA, encoded by the coding sequence TTGGCTAAGGACACGCAAGGCTGGGCCGGCATCGGCCCGCAACTCGCAGGCCGGCTGGCGAAGCTCGACATCCGCCGGCCGCAGGACCTCGTCCTGCACCTGCCGCTGCGCTACGAGGACGAAACCCGCCTGACGCCGATCGCCGCGGCGCGCGCCGGTGCGCCGGTCCAGGTCGAAGGCGACGTCGTGTCCTGCGAAGTCGTGCTGCGCCCGCGCCGCCAGCTGGTCGCGCAGATCCGCGACGCGAGCGGTACGCTCACCGCGCGCTGGCTCAATTTCTACCCGTCGCAGCAGAAACAGCTCGCGCCGGGCCGCCGGGTGCGCGTGTTCGGCGAAGTGCGGGGCGGTTTCTTCGGCAACGAGATGGTGCACCCGCGCGTGCACCCGGTCGAAGCGGGCGAGGCGCTGCCGCAGGCGCTCACGCCGGTCTATCCGACCACCGCGGGGCTCGCGCAGTCGGCGCTGCGCAAGCTCATCGCGCGCGAACTGCAGCGCCCGCCGATGGCCGAACTGCTGCCCGCGGCAATGCTCGACGGGCTGCGGCTGCCGCCTTTCGCGGACGCGCTGCGCACGCTGCACCAGCCGCCGCCCGACGTCGATCCGTACGCGCTGGAAGACCGTGCGCATCCGGCGTGGCAGCGCATCAAGTTCGAGGAGCTCCTCGTCCAGCAGCTCTCGCTGCGCCGCGCCTACAATGCCCGCCGCACGCGCCGCGCGCCGATCTTACGGGATGACGGCCAGCTCACCGGCGCGCTGCGCGCGCAACTGCCGTTCAGCCTCACCGGCGCGCAGGCTCGGGCGGTCGCGCAGATCGGCCGCGACCTCGCGACGCCGCACCCGATGCAGCGCCTGCTGCAGGGCGACGTCGGCAGCGGCAAGACCATCGTCGCCGCGCTGGCGATGCTGCAGGCGGCCGGGAATGGCTTCCAGGCGGTGCTGATGGCGCCCACCGAGATCCTCGCCGAGCAGCACTGGAAGAAGCTCGCCGCATGGCTGGAGCCGCTCGGTGTCGGTATCGCGTGGCTGTCGGGGAGCCGGCGGAAGAAGGAACGCGAGGCCGAACTCGCGCGGCTCGCGAGCGGCGAAGTGCTGCTCGCGGTCGGCACGCATGCGCTGATCGAGGACCCGGTGACGCTGCCGCGCCTGGGCCTCGCGATCGTCGACGAACAGCACCGCTTCGGCGTGCGCCAGCGCCTCGCGCTGCGCGAGAAGGGCGCCGACGCGCTGCACCCGCACATGCTGATGATGTCGGCGACGCCGATCCCGCGCACCCTGGCGATGAGCTACTACGCCGACCTCGACGTCACCGTGCTCGACGAGCTGCCGCCCGGCCGCACGCCGATCCTCACCAAGCTCGTCGCCGAATCACGCCGCGACCAGGTCGTCGCGCGCGTGCGCGACGCCTGCCTCGGCGGGGCGCAAGCGTACTGGGTATGCCCGCTGATCGAGGAATCCGAGGCGCTGCAGCTGAAGACCGCGGTCGAGACTTTCGAGTCGCTCGGCGCGGCGCTGCCCGAGCTGAAGATCGGCCTCGTGCATGGGCGCATGAAGTCCGACGAGAAGTCCGCGACGATGGCCGCCTTCGCCGCCGGCGACATCCACCTGCTGGTCGCGACGACGGTGATCGAGGTCGGCGTCGATGTCCCCAACGCGAGCCTGATGGTGATCGAGCACGCCGAGCGCTTCGGCCTCGCGCAACTGCACCAGCTGCGCGGGCGCGTTGGGCGCGGCACGAAGGAATCCGCCTGCATCCTGATCTACGCCCATCCGCTGTCGGAGACGGGCCGCGCGCGCCTGAAGGTGATCTACGAGCACAGCGACGGCTTCGCGATCGCGCGCGAGGACCTGCGCATCCGCGGTCCGGGCGAGTTCGTCGGTGCACGGCAGAGCGGGGTGCCGCTGCTGCGCT
- a CDS encoding RidA family protein, translating to MSRSIISTPNAPAAIGTYSQAVKVGDTVYISGQIGLDPATMQMVEGFEAQTVRVFENLKAVAEAAGGSLADAVRVTIYLTDLANFAKVNEVMARYFAEPFPARAAVGVKELPKGGVVEADAILVLG from the coding sequence ATGAGCCGAAGCATCATCTCGACCCCCAACGCGCCCGCCGCGATCGGCACCTATTCGCAGGCCGTCAAGGTCGGCGACACCGTCTACATTTCCGGCCAGATCGGCCTCGACCCCGCGACGATGCAGATGGTCGAAGGCTTCGAAGCGCAGACCGTGCGCGTGTTCGAGAACCTCAAGGCGGTTGCCGAAGCGGCCGGCGGTTCGCTCGCCGACGCCGTGCGCGTGACGATCTACCTCACCGACCTCGCGAACTTCGCCAAGGTGAATGAAGTGATGGCGCGCTACTTCGCCGAGCCCTTCCCGGCACGCGCCGCCGTCGGCGTGAAGGAACTGCCCAAGGGCGGCGTGGTCGAGGCCGACGCCATCCTGGTGCTTGGCTAA